The following coding sequences lie in one Negativicutes bacterium genomic window:
- a CDS encoding AzlC family ABC transporter permease, with translation MKKRYYIVIIIMVLIKYKLKKIIILYFKVLKEGVIIFDGLKEKTVWKSAWPICLGYLPLGFACGVLAQKVGLTVSQTGIMSLLVFAGSGQFIAAAMIGGGASIVSIVVTIFIVNLRHLLYSSSLGTYLLGQSKKFLTIFPQGITDETFAVNMIQFSSGNWDAKKALALNLIAHSCWIFSNMLGNVAGNIINVDSDIVNYTLTAMFIALWSYHFNNKLMVLTGVFSGILALVLSGYLDNKLHIVVATVVATTLACFIEGNDEEVE, from the coding sequence TTGAAAAAAAGATATTATATAGTTATAATAATAATGGTCTTAATAAAATATAAGTTAAAAAAGATTATTATCTTATATTTTAAAGTTTTAAAAGAAGGTGTTATTATTTTTGACGGGCTGAAAGAAAAAACAGTTTGGAAAAGTGCTTGGCCGATTTGTTTAGGCTATTTGCCGCTAGGCTTTGCTTGTGGGGTGTTAGCCCAAAAAGTTGGCTTGACGGTAAGTCAAACCGGAATTATGTCATTATTGGTTTTTGCTGGTAGTGGTCAGTTTATAGCCGCAGCAATGATTGGTGGAGGAGCATCAATTGTTTCAATTGTTGTGACTATTTTCATTGTTAATCTAAGACATTTATTATATAGTTCATCACTGGGGACTTATTTACTAGGACAATCAAAAAAGTTTTTGACAATCTTTCCGCAGGGGATAACTGATGAGACTTTTGCGGTTAATATGATTCAATTTAGCAGTGGAAATTGGGATGCTAAAAAAGCGCTAGCTTTGAATTTAATTGCCCATAGTTGCTGGATTTTTAGTAATATGTTGGGAAATGTTGCTGGTAATATTATTAATGTTGATAGTGATATTGTAAATTATACACTTACTGCGATGTTTATCGCATTATGGTCATATCATTTTAATAATAAGTTGATGGTTTTAACGGGAGTGTTTTCCGGAATTTTAGCCTTAGTTTTATCCGGATACTTGGACAATAAATTACACATAGTGGTGGCAACGGTAGTGGCAACAACCTTAGCTTGTTTTATTGAAGGGAATGATGAAGAAGTTGAGTAA
- a CDS encoding AzlD domain-containing protein, translated as MSNVDIALCIVGMSIVSYIPRALPPFILAKTKISPLLERWLKYVPTAVFGSLVFSEIFITNKELNFSLSNVSLWTSIIVVIIAAKTKSLAKSIVLGLITFWFLKNYLL; from the coding sequence TTGAGTAATGTAGATATTGCCTTGTGTATAGTGGGAATGAGTATTGTATCTTATATTCCAAGAGCACTACCGCCATTTATTTTAGCAAAAACAAAAATATCACCGCTACTTGAACGGTGGTTAAAATATGTTCCGACAGCAGTATTTGGTTCGCTTGTTTTTTCGGAAATTTTTATTACTAATAAAGAGCTAAACTTTAGCTTAAGTAATGTTAGTCTTTGGACGTCAATAATAGTAGTAATAATTGCCGCTAAAACAAAGTCATTGGCAAAAAGTATTGTTTTGGGATTAATAACATTTTGGTTTTTAAAAAATTATTTATTGTGA
- a CDS encoding YitT family protein, with product MKKNAGRYLLITLGCLISTCSINLFLVPHQLLSGGISGIAIIFYYLVGLPIGVQILAMNLPLLYLAYKMFGKKYALDILFGIVIFSLLVDITSFLNHFNAVDDVMLAAIYGGVFTGIGYGIVFRSNSSTGGMDIVAAIVKTKYGFSVGFINFAVNCGLMVVASLLFGLKLAMFTLISMFISSNLTDKVVAGLNNKKTVVIISGKSEEIAEEIIKEVGRGVTYLKGQGAFTLQDKDIIFVVVNLTQIAKIKLIVDGIDKYAFMIVQDANEVLGRGFTLPSSKKKK from the coding sequence ATGAAAAAAAATGCTGGCCGTTATCTGTTGATTACGCTAGGTTGTTTGATTAGTACCTGTTCAATTAATTTGTTTTTAGTGCCACACCAGTTACTTAGTGGGGGCATTAGTGGTATTGCGATTATTTTTTACTACTTAGTGGGATTGCCAATTGGTGTACAAATCTTAGCGATGAACTTACCATTATTATATTTAGCTTATAAAATGTTTGGCAAAAAATATGCCCTTGATATTTTATTTGGCATTGTTATTTTTTCACTGTTAGTTGATATAACAAGCTTTTTAAATCATTTTAATGCTGTTGATGATGTTATGTTAGCAGCGATTTATGGTGGTGTTTTTACAGGAATTGGTTATGGAATTGTATTTCGTTCTAATAGTAGCACTGGTGGGATGGATATTGTTGCGGCAATTGTCAAAACAAAATATGGATTTAGTGTTGGCTTTATTAATTTTGCTGTTAATTGTGGATTAATGGTAGTTGCCTCGCTTCTTTTTGGTTTAAAGTTGGCGATGTTTACTTTGATTTCGATGTTTATAAGCTCAAATTTAACTGATAAAGTGGTAGCTGGACTGAATAATAAAAAAACAGTTGTGATTATTTCAGGAAAATCAGAAGAAATTGCTGAAGAAATAATTAAAGAAGTTGGACGAGGTGTGACCTACTTAAAAGGCCAAGGCGCCTTTACGCTACAAGACAAAGATATTATTTTTGTAGTTGTTAATTTAACGCAGATTGCTAAAATTAAATTGATTGTGGACGGTATTGATAAATATGCTTTTATGATTGTTCAAGATGCCAATGAGGTTTTGGGGCGAGGCTTTACTTTACCGTCATCGAAGAAGAAAAAATAA